A window of Haloarcula sp. H-GB4 contains these coding sequences:
- a CDS encoding type II/IV secretion system ATPase subunit: MTAQAGTETAPVVPAPMPPDAAGAWYAPDVREQDEVYPGVVATVRRGRSGFRYDVRDPVLSAAEADALSTVESHFAGANIERPRTREGAVERMNGGFDAKHRRVIDRLVDASPASRRRIEYHALSSLACFDDLTPYALDSRIDVADVTDDGVVVHTDDYAPAETDLGPDPAYLNRFASECVERHTVRFQGFEIPVVVYREHLLGADPFTTKYAVREPDLLPGDEQLIEVCKERVWETGVNGVVEDRVEFVRERAHSLLARQLTVRNTTEWVDAARYRLRSALAELDLAVPPVDHRFADDRLDDLLYYVLRDLVGYGKLTVPIRDHTLEDIEANRVDERVKVLPRANLGHDGRVPTNLSFDSEAAFVNVVTQLAADDGVELNASNPSAKVNIDPDGDGLHDADDTIRCAVALPTISEGGPHISIRKQSGDAMTPVDLVQRDSLPTELVALLWLLYESHGVVLFSGPTGAGKTTLMNAHMPFIPYRDRPISIDEGSREVRIPHETGVSLTTRDHEQDHRRVTMADLMTQCNYLNPDVEVIAEINTAASFETFAETLNTGHGVIGTTHAGDIESLVNRVIEKGVPTYLLKEIDLVVFPRHVDGERYVGDVVEFVDDPSVVESGSDRSGTIHKDGTTIHWNSVCWRRPDGSFELAYDHPQFGDDRRQVDTGIFDRLSALRDEPVSAVEDAFHRRHRYVQYLVQEGLTDFDDLFGVLADLETNEAATVERLRRQAGTPDNPQLEVGTGDD, from the coding sequence ATGACTGCACAGGCTGGCACGGAGACCGCACCGGTGGTCCCTGCACCGATGCCACCGGACGCCGCCGGCGCCTGGTACGCGCCGGACGTTCGCGAGCAAGACGAGGTGTACCCGGGCGTCGTCGCGACTGTTCGACGGGGACGGAGCGGGTTCCGGTACGATGTCCGTGATCCAGTACTTTCAGCGGCAGAGGCCGACGCACTGTCGACTGTCGAGTCACACTTCGCAGGCGCGAATATCGAGCGACCACGGACGCGTGAGGGGGCAGTGGAACGAATGAACGGGGGGTTCGACGCGAAACACCGTCGGGTTATTGATCGGTTGGTCGATGCATCGCCGGCGAGTCGTCGCCGAATCGAGTACCATGCGCTCTCGTCGCTGGCGTGTTTCGATGATCTGACCCCGTACGCATTGGATTCTCGCATCGACGTCGCTGACGTGACCGATGACGGTGTCGTCGTCCATACCGATGATTACGCCCCGGCCGAGACCGACCTCGGACCGGACCCGGCGTATCTCAACCGCTTCGCGAGCGAGTGTGTTGAGCGTCATACGGTTCGGTTTCAGGGGTTTGAGATTCCGGTCGTCGTCTACCGCGAGCATCTCCTCGGTGCCGACCCGTTCACGACGAAGTACGCGGTCCGAGAGCCTGACCTGCTCCCCGGCGACGAACAACTCATCGAGGTGTGCAAGGAGCGGGTCTGGGAGACCGGCGTCAACGGCGTCGTCGAAGACCGCGTCGAGTTCGTCCGGGAACGCGCTCACTCACTGCTCGCCCGGCAGCTAACTGTCCGCAACACGACCGAGTGGGTCGACGCCGCCCGCTACCGGCTACGCTCGGCGCTGGCCGAACTCGATCTGGCTGTGCCACCGGTCGATCACCGGTTCGCCGACGACCGCCTCGATGATCTACTGTACTACGTGCTTCGGGACTTGGTCGGCTACGGGAAGCTCACGGTCCCGATCCGAGACCACACGCTCGAGGACATCGAGGCGAACCGGGTCGATGAACGCGTGAAGGTTCTCCCGCGCGCTAACCTCGGCCACGACGGCCGCGTCCCGACCAATCTCTCCTTCGATTCGGAGGCGGCGTTCGTCAATGTCGTCACACAACTGGCCGCCGACGATGGGGTTGAACTCAACGCCTCGAACCCGAGCGCGAAGGTCAACATCGACCCCGACGGCGACGGCCTCCACGACGCCGACGACACCATCCGCTGTGCCGTTGCCCTGCCGACTATCAGCGAAGGTGGTCCCCACATCTCGATCCGGAAACAGTCGGGCGATGCGATGACACCAGTCGATTTGGTACAGCGCGATTCACTGCCGACGGAACTGGTCGCGCTATTGTGGCTCCTGTATGAATCCCACGGTGTCGTCCTCTTTTCGGGCCCAACCGGAGCCGGCAAAACGACCCTTATGAACGCGCATATGCCGTTTATCCCGTATCGGGACCGCCCCATCAGTATCGACGAAGGGTCGCGCGAAGTCCGCATCCCGCACGAGACAGGTGTTTCTCTCACTACCCGAGACCACGAGCAGGACCATCGCCGCGTGACGATGGCTGATCTGATGACGCAATGTAATTATCTCAACCCGGATGTCGAGGTCATCGCGGAGATCAACACCGCCGCATCGTTCGAAACCTTCGCTGAAACGCTCAACACTGGTCACGGCGTTATCGGGACGACTCACGCCGGCGACATCGAATCGCTGGTCAACCGTGTTATCGAGAAGGGCGTGCCGACATACCTGCTCAAAGAAATCGACCTCGTCGTGTTCCCCCGGCACGTCGATGGAGAGCGCTACGTCGGCGACGTAGTCGAGTTCGTGGACGATCCGTCTGTCGTCGAGAGTGGGAGCGATCGGAGCGGGACGATACACAAGGACGGCACGACTATCCACTGGAACTCCGTCTGCTGGCGACGGCCCGACGGGAGCTTTGAACTCGCCTACGACCACCCGCAGTTCGGCGACGACCGGCGGCAGGTCGACACCGGTATCTTCGACCGACTCTCGGCTCTCCGTGACGAACCGGTCTCGGCCGTCGAAGACGCGTTCCACCGTCGCCACCGTTACGTCCAGTACCTCGTGCAGGAGGGACTGACTGATTTCGACGACCTGTTCGGCGTTCTGGCCGATCTGGAGACGAACGAGGCAGCGACTGTCGAGCGACTGCGGCGGCAGGCCGGCACCCCCGACAATCCGCAACTGGAGGTCGGTACGGGTGACGACTGA
- a CDS encoding translation initiation factor eIF-2B — protein sequence MINETVRQIEEMETQSSSIAAVKAAKALRELTDRECHTVEDFCRVVERNSSALQRANRSHAPLYTTQQRIVTDLKDADLDSVSAAKKRLLDTIDEVVTEIETSKDRAAERAATLIDDGDVLVTHENSSTVMATLMAALDDGKEFHLYASESRPHFLGRRTARQLADRDGADVTLIVDGAVGHYLSEADRVFVGMNCLIDDVVYNRIGTLPLAATANEMDVPVTVVGTSSKFIGSGFSFRNTFRQGSDVMLEPPEGFDIGNPGYDATPTRLLDTVVTEDGILQF from the coding sequence ATGATAAACGAGACCGTACGGCAGATCGAGGAGATGGAAACACAGAGTTCCTCGATTGCCGCCGTGAAAGCCGCCAAAGCACTCCGCGAACTAACAGACCGCGAGTGCCACACGGTCGAGGACTTCTGCCGTGTCGTCGAGCGCAACAGCAGCGCACTCCAGCGAGCGAACCGATCGCACGCGCCGCTATACACCACACAGCAACGGATCGTGACGGATCTGAAAGACGCCGACCTCGACTCTGTCTCGGCGGCCAAGAAGCGATTACTCGACACAATCGACGAGGTCGTTACGGAAATCGAGACCAGCAAAGATCGCGCGGCGGAGCGAGCGGCGACGCTCATCGACGACGGCGACGTGCTGGTGACACACGAGAACTCCTCGACGGTGATGGCGACGCTCATGGCGGCGCTGGACGACGGCAAGGAGTTCCACCTGTACGCGAGCGAGTCCCGGCCGCATTTTCTGGGCCGTCGAACCGCTCGCCAGTTGGCTGACCGGGACGGAGCCGACGTGACGCTCATCGTCGACGGCGCAGTGGGCCACTATCTCTCGGAGGCCGACCGCGTTTTCGTCGGCATGAACTGCCTCATCGACGACGTGGTGTACAATCGTATCGGAACACTACCGCTGGCCGCGACGGCTAACGAGATGGATGTTCCTGTGACCGTCGTCGGAACCTCCTCAAAGTTCATCGGCAGCGGCTTCTCCTTCAGGAACACATTCAGGCAGGGTTCGGACGTGATGCTCGAACCGCCGGAGGGATTCGATATCGGCAATCCGGGCTACGACGCGACGCCGACCCGCCTGCTCGATACGGTCGTCACGGAGGACGGCATCCTGCAGTTCTGA
- a CDS encoding SDR family oxidoreductase — MADKPETDDDQSTQRLAGDVAIITGASSGIGEATAEALADAGASVALAARRADELEALADRIESSGGDALVVPTDVTDEDDIDSLVEATTDEYGRIDILVNNAGVMLLEPLERADRSNLQQMVEVNLLGLMNLTHAVLPVMQEQESGHIVNVSSVAGRRASADSSGYNATKFGVNAFTEAVRQEVTTQGIRTTVIEPGAVDTELATHVPDEQVLERFAEMDLPMLHPDDIARGIVYATSQPARVDVNELLIRPTGQDI, encoded by the coding sequence ATGGCAGACAAACCTGAGACAGACGACGATCAGAGTACACAACGACTTGCAGGCGACGTTGCGATTATCACGGGCGCGTCATCGGGAATTGGTGAGGCCACTGCCGAGGCGCTCGCTGACGCAGGCGCAAGTGTTGCGCTCGCGGCACGCCGCGCTGACGAACTGGAGGCCCTTGCGGACCGAATCGAGTCATCCGGTGGGGATGCGCTGGTTGTACCGACCGACGTCACCGACGAGGACGACATCGACTCGCTGGTCGAGGCGACGACCGACGAGTACGGTCGCATCGACATCCTCGTCAACAACGCCGGCGTAATGCTTCTCGAACCGTTGGAACGAGCAGACCGCTCGAACCTCCAGCAGATGGTCGAGGTGAACCTGCTCGGGTTGATGAACCTCACCCATGCGGTGCTCCCAGTCATGCAAGAGCAGGAGAGCGGCCACATCGTCAACGTCTCCTCCGTCGCAGGACGCCGCGCATCGGCCGATTCGAGCGGCTACAACGCGACGAAGTTCGGCGTGAACGCGTTCACTGAGGCCGTCCGGCAGGAAGTGACGACACAGGGTATCCGGACGACGGTTATTGAACCGGGTGCTGTCGATACGGAACTCGCAACACACGTGCCGGACGAGCAGGTGCTGGAACGGTTCGCAGAGATGGACCTCCCGATGCTCCACCCCGACGACATCGCTCGCGGCATCGTGTACGCTACGAGCCAGCCCGCCCGGGTGGACGTGAACGAACTCCTGATCAGACCGACCGGCCAGGATATCTGA
- a CDS encoding helix-turn-helix domain-containing protein, translating into MAIVAEILLADETLPLVGVADSVPSGELSISNAVGLEDGKLLLTVSVDADSRDAFEQELDAQPHITDAAKIGQMADGWFYKVVVDNASSLIASHDPAEFEGVAMDATVTGEGIREQKVFSDYDAFSALQDRCAVNDIPLELLNIASDPENPGERDQFGLTDRQYRAMSVALSAGYYDSPRRCSTADLADKLDVSAAAASDLLRRAEKQLISSTVGPDQIRDALAQ; encoded by the coding sequence ATGGCCATCGTTGCAGAAATCCTCCTCGCGGACGAGACCCTTCCGCTGGTCGGCGTGGCGGACTCGGTTCCAAGCGGCGAGCTCTCAATTTCAAACGCCGTCGGCCTTGAAGACGGAAAACTGCTGCTTACGGTTAGCGTCGACGCTGACTCCCGTGACGCCTTTGAACAGGAACTGGACGCACAGCCACACATCACCGACGCGGCGAAGATCGGACAGATGGCCGATGGCTGGTTCTACAAGGTGGTGGTCGACAACGCGTCAAGTCTCATCGCATCACACGACCCGGCGGAGTTCGAGGGCGTTGCGATGGACGCAACGGTCACCGGCGAAGGGATACGGGAGCAAAAGGTGTTCTCCGACTACGACGCGTTCAGTGCGCTACAGGACCGGTGTGCGGTCAACGACATCCCGCTCGAACTGCTGAACATCGCTTCAGACCCCGAGAACCCTGGCGAGCGCGACCAGTTCGGGCTCACGGACAGGCAGTATCGGGCGATGTCCGTCGCCCTCTCTGCGGGGTACTACGACTCACCGCGTCGGTGTTCGACAGCGGACCTCGCCGACAAGCTCGATGTGTCAGCCGCCGCGGCGTCCGATCTCCTGCGCCGAGCCGAAAAACAGCTCATCAGTTCGACGGTCGGCCCCGACCAAATCCGGGACGCACTCGCCCAGTAG
- a CDS encoding type IV pilin: protein MNPDTSAQSHVVGVVLLLGLTVVALGGLTAVVGTVVDGHTATADEARVANTFETALRPVEKTGQHTARVRFTEGRLTAVKRELRVLNDSGVRRTVPVDAMVYESGNNPVRFLAGSVVRGTAGNAWLETDPPVTATRDDTAVIVGAPLVNASGGTVSGTGSVSARIRQNVSHERERLPADNYSVAIETETPRPFTEYFQRVGATTQVRDIDGDGVQSVVATFSGRRTLYLVRHDMRTEVGHG, encoded by the coding sequence TTGAACCCCGACACCAGCGCCCAGTCACACGTCGTCGGTGTGGTGCTGTTGCTTGGGCTGACCGTCGTCGCGCTCGGTGGCCTAACAGCTGTCGTCGGGACCGTCGTCGACGGCCACACGGCGACCGCCGACGAGGCTCGCGTTGCCAACACGTTCGAGACGGCGTTGCGGCCGGTCGAGAAGACGGGCCAACACACCGCTCGTGTTCGGTTTACTGAGGGACGACTGACCGCCGTGAAGCGGGAACTGCGCGTTCTCAATGACTCCGGGGTCCGGCGAACGGTCCCGGTCGATGCGATGGTGTACGAGTCGGGGAATAACCCCGTCCGGTTTCTCGCCGGGAGCGTTGTGCGCGGGACAGCGGGGAACGCGTGGCTCGAAACGGACCCACCGGTGACGGCGACGCGGGACGACACGGCGGTCATCGTCGGCGCACCGCTTGTCAACGCCAGCGGCGGCACAGTGTCCGGTACAGGCAGCGTCTCCGCACGCATCCGGCAGAACGTCAGCCACGAACGTGAACGGCTCCCGGCCGACAACTACAGCGTGGCTATCGAGACGGAGACACCCCGGCCGTTCACCGAATACTTCCAGCGTGTCGGTGCAACCACACAAGTCAGGGACATCGACGGCGACGGCGTCCAGAGCGTCGTGGCGACGTTCTCAGGCCGCCGGACGCTGTATCTGGTCCGCCACGACATGCGAACGGAGGTAGGCCATGGATAA
- the malQ gene encoding 4-alpha-glucanotransferase, with protein sequence MQFERQSGVFLHLTSLPGPHGIGDLGAGARAFVDFLDRGDQSLWQFCPLGPTASIHGNSPYQSSSAFAGNPLLIDLQDLADRGYLTEADTEPPEDLSRQHVNYDRVTEFKEARLRDAYAAFDESASDADQQSFTEFCEREAGWLDDYALFTALKAEFDDVGWMDWPDDIRTREPAAMERYQDELADDIRYHKFVQWCFDSQWQALAEYAADRDIGLVGDLPIYVGLDSADVWAYPEVFRLDDDHHPAEVAGVPPNPGDDGQRWGNPVYDWDALRSDDYGWWVDRFERLFDLVDIARIDHFKGFDEFWSIPAEADDPAAGQWRDGPGAHFFETVKGRLGELPFFVEDLGFLDESIVALRDEFGFPGMRVPQYADWCEEGHMYQPMHYPESAVGYTSTHDTDTIIGYYRDLADRQRDCLQYNLGTDGEEINWDLIEAVWNSNAIVAMTTMQDLLGLGSDTRFNVPGTATGNWQWRVTEAALDTDIADRLQRVTDRTIR encoded by the coding sequence ATGCAATTCGAACGGCAGAGTGGCGTGTTTCTCCACCTGACGTCGCTTCCGGGGCCACACGGCATCGGTGACCTCGGTGCCGGTGCGCGGGCGTTTGTCGACTTCCTCGACCGGGGGGACCAGTCGCTATGGCAGTTTTGCCCGCTCGGTCCGACGGCGAGCATCCACGGGAATTCCCCGTATCAGTCCTCGTCCGCCTTCGCGGGGAACCCCTTGCTCATCGACCTGCAGGACCTCGCCGACCGCGGCTATCTCACGGAGGCCGACACTGAACCGCCCGAGGACCTCTCACGACAGCACGTCAACTATGACCGCGTAACCGAGTTCAAGGAAGCCCGGCTTCGAGACGCGTACGCCGCCTTCGACGAGAGCGCAAGCGACGCGGACCAGCAGTCGTTCACCGAGTTCTGTGAGCGCGAGGCCGGCTGGCTTGACGACTACGCACTGTTCACGGCGCTGAAAGCCGAGTTCGACGATGTCGGCTGGATGGACTGGCCGGACGATATCAGAACGCGCGAGCCAGCGGCCATGGAGCGATATCAGGACGAGTTGGCCGACGACATCCGCTACCACAAGTTCGTCCAGTGGTGTTTCGACAGTCAGTGGCAGGCGCTGGCCGAGTACGCGGCCGACCGGGACATCGGTCTCGTGGGTGACCTGCCAATCTACGTCGGCCTCGATTCGGCGGATGTCTGGGCGTATCCTGAGGTGTTCCGACTCGACGACGACCACCATCCTGCTGAGGTGGCCGGCGTTCCGCCCAACCCCGGCGACGACGGCCAGCGGTGGGGGAATCCCGTCTACGACTGGGACGCCCTCCGCTCAGATGACTACGGCTGGTGGGTCGACCGGTTCGAGCGACTGTTCGACCTCGTCGACATCGCCCGCATCGACCACTTCAAGGGCTTCGACGAGTTCTGGTCGATTCCGGCCGAAGCGGACGACCCGGCCGCCGGACAGTGGCGGGACGGCCCCGGCGCGCATTTCTTCGAGACGGTCAAAGGCAGGCTCGGCGAACTCCCGTTTTTCGTCGAGGACCTGGGCTTTCTCGACGAGAGCATCGTCGCGCTCCGGGACGAGTTCGGCTTCCCCGGGATGCGCGTGCCGCAGTACGCCGACTGGTGCGAAGAGGGGCATATGTACCAGCCGATGCACTACCCGGAATCCGCCGTCGGCTACACATCGACCCACGATACGGACACCATCATCGGCTACTACCGGGACCTCGCGGACCGCCAGCGCGACTGCCTCCAGTACAATCTCGGCACCGACGGAGAGGAAATTAACTGGGACCTCATCGAGGCGGTGTGGAACTCGAACGCAATCGTTGCAATGACGACCATGCAGGACCTGCTCGGCCTCGGTAGTGACACCCGATTCAACGTCCCCGGCACGGCGACCGGGAACTGGCAGTGGCGGGTGACCGAAGCTGCGCTTGATACTGACATCGCCGATCGACTTCAACGCGTCACTGATAGAACAATCCGCTGA
- a CDS encoding FAD-dependent oxidoreductase has protein sequence MAIETDVLVVGGGATGAGVTRDLALRGVDVTLVERDGLTSGTSGRSHGLLHSGARYAEADQVGAEECITENRILKEIAGECIRDTGGLFVQLAGDDPDYFETKRAACEEIGIPVETLDADAARERVPDLASDVERAFEVPDAVIYPSRLVAANAADARDHGATIHPHAPVQDVLVENGQVAGVQVGGTVEDTIEADYVVNATGAWAGEFAAMAGLDVEMQPTRGVMVSVEYDDLGPVLNRCRDPDDGDIVVPHESEAVLGTTSVPVRDPDEYETEQWEVKESIEECAAMLPSVADAPEVRTWWGVRPLYAPDEAERGRGISRGFFLLNHADDGVKNMASIVGGKLTTYRQMAEATADLICDDLSVDAVCRTADQTLPNVDDPAQLDALVAEFDGQGPTDEDVVGSA, from the coding sequence ATGGCAATTGAGACGGATGTCCTCGTCGTCGGTGGTGGCGCGACCGGCGCTGGCGTCACTCGTGACCTAGCACTCCGCGGTGTCGACGTGACACTCGTCGAGCGTGACGGTCTGACAAGTGGCACCTCCGGGCGCTCGCACGGACTGCTGCACAGCGGTGCCCGCTACGCCGAGGCGGATCAGGTCGGTGCCGAGGAGTGCATCACCGAAAACCGGATACTCAAGGAGATCGCCGGGGAATGCATCCGTGACACCGGTGGGTTGTTCGTCCAGCTTGCCGGAGACGACCCTGACTACTTCGAGACCAAGCGGGCGGCCTGCGAGGAGATCGGTATTCCCGTAGAGACGCTGGACGCCGACGCGGCCCGTGAGCGAGTGCCCGACCTCGCATCGGATGTCGAGCGCGCGTTCGAGGTTCCAGACGCCGTCATTTATCCGTCGCGGCTCGTCGCCGCGAACGCCGCAGACGCCCGTGACCACGGCGCAACGATACACCCACACGCACCCGTGCAGGATGTACTCGTCGAGAACGGGCAAGTGGCTGGCGTGCAAGTCGGCGGGACAGTCGAGGACACCATCGAGGCCGACTACGTCGTCAACGCGACCGGTGCCTGGGCGGGCGAGTTCGCCGCGATGGCCGGCCTCGACGTCGAGATGCAACCCACGCGAGGTGTGATGGTCTCGGTCGAGTACGACGACCTCGGGCCGGTGCTCAACCGCTGTCGGGACCCTGACGACGGCGATATCGTCGTGCCACACGAGAGTGAGGCCGTCCTCGGAACGACGAGTGTGCCTGTCCGCGACCCGGACGAGTACGAGACGGAGCAGTGGGAAGTCAAAGAGAGCATCGAGGAATGTGCGGCGATGCTGCCCTCGGTCGCGGACGCCCCCGAAGTTCGGACCTGGTGGGGTGTCCGGCCGCTGTACGCGCCCGACGAGGCGGAGCGCGGCCGCGGCATCTCGCGGGGCTTCTTCCTGCTCAATCACGCCGACGACGGCGTCAAGAACATGGCGAGCATCGTCGGCGGCAAGCTGACCACCTACCGGCAGATGGCCGAAGCGACGGCCGACCTCATCTGTGACGACCTCAGCGTCGACGCCGTCTGTCGGACTGCAGACCAGACACTCCCGAACGTCGACGATCCGGCGCAGTTGGACGCGCTCGTGGCCGAGTTCGACGGGCAGGGCCCGACTGACGAAGACGTGGTAGGGTCAGCGTAA
- a CDS encoding type II secretion system F family protein: MTTEGGGTLGLLDRGLYALFAHHAEDDSHASTRDRYRAAYPSAGFGVYVARVYGLSWLALIVGVVGTATAAMLVPPETFNSFVAVLQQSLPVINRLALPEVPRLLVATVLGTIAGLTLKRGVFVAGNRYLSWVASARRADIAATLPGAVRYLRVLASGTHDRREMLRAVAEQDAYGETAVAFRRALNQGILTGSLDTGIERVASETPSRDLLAPFLLKFREHANQSAEALEGYLEMEGRLLSHEQSRQHERATGYLELLAELFVVLLVLPALVVLIVTVMGILAPGLSEPVSTPLGETTVRAIVVYGSAAFVMATGLLAAFVVAALRPRNTAAPSYSLPDGPVAILATIPSNPASALLACAPLGAVVAAGLWSLGYRPVNVALLSYATVGVPVGVVTVRRARADDAKDREIQDFVHAVAGHVALGRPFPEAVRRVADDVELGALASDVQSLAFTLSLGDSPGDAAADRRAAALDQFVDRVGTPMAEQTIGLVVGALDTGSDAEDVFETLQTEIGQLYHLRKSIRSALLVYVAVGWTTALLVIGITVAVNIYVLDSFAQLSAVSGGANIAFDPTAIKPAREQHRFYVVTQATMLACGWFAGTASRGVYEALLHSSGLVLIAYVVFAGAGLI; the protein is encoded by the coding sequence GTGACGACTGAGGGCGGTGGGACGCTCGGCTTGCTCGACCGGGGTCTGTACGCCCTGTTCGCCCACCACGCCGAGGACGACAGCCACGCAAGCACGCGTGACCGCTACCGGGCCGCCTATCCAAGTGCCGGCTTCGGCGTCTACGTTGCCAGGGTGTACGGGCTCTCGTGGCTGGCACTCATTGTGGGCGTTGTCGGAACCGCCACGGCAGCGATGCTTGTGCCGCCGGAGACATTCAATTCGTTCGTCGCGGTACTCCAGCAGAGCCTCCCGGTTATCAACCGACTGGCGCTACCGGAAGTCCCTCGACTTCTCGTGGCCACTGTCCTCGGAACCATCGCTGGACTCACGCTCAAACGGGGCGTGTTCGTCGCCGGGAACCGGTATCTCTCGTGGGTCGCAAGCGCGCGGCGCGCGGACATCGCAGCCACGCTTCCCGGCGCAGTCCGATACCTCAGAGTCCTCGCCTCTGGAACGCACGACCGACGCGAGATGCTCCGCGCCGTTGCTGAACAGGACGCCTACGGCGAAACGGCAGTCGCCTTCCGGCGCGCGCTCAATCAGGGGATTCTCACCGGCAGTCTCGACACCGGTATTGAGCGGGTCGCCAGCGAGACGCCTTCGCGGGACCTGCTTGCGCCGTTTCTGCTGAAGTTCCGCGAACACGCGAACCAGAGCGCCGAGGCGCTGGAGGGATACTTGGAGATGGAAGGGCGCTTGCTCTCACACGAACAGAGCCGACAGCACGAACGGGCGACCGGCTATCTCGAACTACTCGCCGAACTGTTCGTCGTCTTGCTGGTGCTGCCCGCGCTCGTGGTACTTATTGTCACTGTGATGGGTATTCTTGCGCCTGGCCTCTCCGAACCGGTCTCGACGCCGCTGGGAGAGACGACCGTCCGCGCCATCGTCGTCTACGGGAGTGCAGCGTTCGTGATGGCCACCGGTCTGCTGGCAGCCTTCGTCGTCGCCGCGCTCCGACCACGGAACACGGCCGCACCGAGCTACAGCCTGCCGGACGGCCCCGTCGCGATACTCGCAACGATTCCGTCGAACCCTGCGAGCGCGCTCCTCGCCTGCGCGCCGCTGGGTGCGGTCGTCGCGGCAGGCCTCTGGTCACTTGGCTACCGTCCGGTCAACGTCGCGCTCCTCTCGTATGCCACCGTCGGCGTCCCTGTCGGTGTGGTAACGGTCCGCCGGGCCAGAGCGGACGACGCGAAGGACCGAGAGATTCAGGACTTCGTTCACGCCGTCGCCGGCCACGTGGCACTGGGCCGCCCGTTTCCCGAAGCAGTCCGACGCGTTGCCGACGATGTGGAACTCGGCGCGCTCGCTAGCGATGTCCAGTCACTCGCGTTCACGCTCTCGCTCGGTGATAGCCCTGGTGACGCCGCGGCCGACCGCCGTGCCGCGGCACTGGACCAGTTCGTCGACCGCGTCGGCACGCCGATGGCTGAACAGACCATCGGGCTGGTCGTCGGCGCGCTGGATACGGGGAGTGATGCGGAGGACGTGTTCGAAACGCTCCAGACAGAGATCGGGCAACTCTACCATCTGCGCAAATCAATCCGCTCAGCCCTGCTCGTCTACGTTGCCGTCGGTTGGACGACGGCGCTGCTCGTCATCGGCATCACCGTCGCCGTCAACATATACGTCCTCGATAGCTTCGCGCAACTATCCGCCGTCTCAGGCGGTGCGAACATCGCTTTCGACCCAACTGCGATCAAGCCAGCCCGAGAGCAACACCGGTTCTACGTCGTCACGCAGGCGACGATGCTGGCCTGCGGTTGGTTCGCCGGCACGGCGAGTCGCGGTGTGTACGAAGCGCTGTTGCACTCCTCGGGGTTGGTACTCATCGCCTACGTTGTCTTCGCGGGGGCTGGTCTGATTTGA